A window of Nocardia arthritidis genomic DNA:
GTTGAGGATTACCGCCACCGGTAGCTCGATGCCGAAGATCTCACTGAGCAGGTTCGCGAAGGTCAGGGCGGATAAGGAGTCACCCCCCAAATCGGTGAAGGGTATCCGCTGGATCGCGGCGTCCAACGTTGTCCCCAACACGGCCTCCGCGGCCTGGCGGACTGTTTGCAGAGCGGACTGATCGGCTCCATGGGTGCGCAGGAATGCCAATTGGCTGGCCTGGTTGTCCGCCATTTCGCCGTAGAGCGCCTCGAGTTGATCGCCGAATCTGGCCTTCAACTTGGGTCGGTTGAGCTTTCGAGAGTCGGTGAGCAACCCGTTCTCCGTGCTGAACGGGTCGGTTTCGACAATGAAGTCCCGCGGGATCTCGTAGGATTCGAGTCCCGCCTCGTTGGCGACCTGCTGAATCGATGCCGCGATCCGCGCTTTCAGTTCGGACGGCTTCGGCGTCCCGGCAAGTGCCTCAGCGGTGGGAACGACGACCGCGAGCAAGAACGAACGCTCGCCGTTCCCGTAGACGTAGACCTGGCGCACGAGAGGGCTCTTGACAAATAGCGCGTCCAATTTGGAGACCGTCACGAATTCACCTTGCGACAACTTCAAGACATTGTTGCGACGATCGACGAATACCAGTTCGTCCGGCGCGATTTCGGCCATGACATCGCCGGTCCGGTAGAAGCCGTCGCTGGTGATCGCGTTTTCCCAGATTTCTGGCCGCTTGTAGTAGCCGGGGATGATGGTCTCGGTCTTGACCAGTAGCTCGCCGCGGGGGTGGGGCTGATCGGTGACGAAGTAGCCGAGCTCCGGAACGTCGACGAGTTTGTATTCGACAACTGGTGGTCGTTGGACCGAGTTGTCGACCAGAATCGAACCGGCTTCGGTGGAACCCAGGGAAATCGTCAAGTGCAGCTGGAGGCATGATTCCATGAATTCGTGCAGTTCGCGCGACAATGGCGCCGAGCCGCAGACCAACGAAACCATCCGACCGCCCAGGACATTGTTTCGGATGTGGGCTCTGATGTCTTCGTCTGTCTCGGCAGTCGGGTTCGCGACGCGAGACCGTTCGCTCTGATAGTGCTGGAAGAGCATTTCGCAGATCCGTGGCACGAGAAACAGTTCGGTGGGCCGTGCTAGCGCCGTATCCTCGAAGAGCGTGGACAGATCGCTCTTCGCGGTGAAGTACGAGATGCCACCGCGCACCAGGCCGGCGGCCAGCGTCGCGACACCGAGCAGGTGGCTCAAGGGCGTGAAGTTCATCGAGAATACCGGAGTTTCGTGGTCGGGCTGCCACCGTCCGGTCCACGCGTCGCGGACCAATCGCTTGGTGTGCACGGCGCCTTTTGGTGCGCCGGTGCTACCCGAGGTGTAAATCAGCAACGACGGGGCATCGCCAGTCGTATCCGTGTCCAGCGGAGCCGGCGCCAGCGTCTTCCCGCGGGCAATGACCTCGGCGAGCGAGTCGATCGTCGTGTCGGGGCGGATGGCCCGCAGTCGCTGGGTGGCTGATTCGAACAGTTCGCGATGCTCATCGACCTCGTGGTGGTAGTCGAATACGACGATTCGCTTGATCGATCGAGTCACCTCCGCGAGTTCGACCGCATAGGTCAGTCGTGCCGGGCTGACTGCCAAGATTTTCGGTTCCGTCTCGTCGGTGATCTTCGAGAGATCGGTGGGAGTGGCGCTCGTCTGCAAGGGAACCGCTACCAGACCGAGGTAGTTGAGTGCCAAGAACAATGTCGCGTGTTGTGCGCTGGTGAACCCGATGGTGGAAACGAAATCCCCGGCCCGCACGGGATGCCGCGGGTGGGAATAGAGTTCGGCAGCGACAGCCTCGACCGCTTTCCACACCTCTGCGTAGCTGAGTGTGTCGAACCTCGGCTCGAGGGCCAGAATGGTGCGGCCCCCCGCGTCGGTGGTAAACACTTTGGCGCGTTCCGCGAAGGCGGGCCGATCTCGATAAGTATCGAAGATGATTCGCTGGCATTCAGCCAGGGGGATTCCGGGCTGCTGTGCGGCGAGAAATGCTTCTGCTTTGGGCGTCGCGCTGGCGAATTGCGGGTCTTCCGCAAACAGTGTCGCTATCTTTTGTTTCCGTGCCTTGGCGAAGGCCGCTGAATCATACATTGGACACCTCGATCTTGGTCGGTCACATGGTTGGTGGGATTCGCGACGGCGTGGTCTCGACGCTGACACCAATACCGCTACGCGACGGCGTGGTCTCGACACTGAAATCAATACCGCTACGCAACGGTAGCGTATCGAAATAGATTCGGGCTAGTGGGCAGCGTCGAGACAGGTGTCACACTGCGATGAGGGGGCTCAGTCCACGATCGTCGGGTCGCCTTTGGGGTGTCCTCAGGGCGCCGACGTGCATCGTTCGGCCCTGTGCGCAGACACGCGAACAGTCATGGACCGGTAGGCCGTGCGCGCGCTCGAGGCTGCGCCGACGCAGCCGACGCGGTGGTCGGCACCTTCAAGCGGAGTGTCGACCAAGGTCATCGGCCTTCTCCAGAGCCAAACCAGCCGCCGCCAGGTCAATGACACACGCCCAAGCCGAAGCGCTACACGGTGAGGTCGAGGCGGTACTCGCACCGATGAGCTTGCGCCGTCGGAACTATTTCAAGCACGGGCGCCCAAGCGCACCTTCTGCTACGTCGACCGCTTCGCGTTCATGAGGGTCGCGTATCGGCTGCGCAAACGGCATTTCGGTGTGATCTGGAGGGAGCGCTACGCCGCCGATTCAACATTTCGAACTGCCACGAATTGTGCGCGTGCTCGGATGAATTTGTGATGTCAGCACATAGTAGTCCGCGGCCACCGTCGGTTAGCGTTTTATGACACTCGGGCCGGCCAGGGTTGTCCGGTCCGGGTGTGCACCAGGCGATCTCGCCGACGGTCCGGGAAATCGGTGTCTCCGAGACGGTGTCTCATCCGCAACATATCGCCATATCCCTGACTCGCCCGCCGAAATTTCCATCGATTCGCTGCAAAGGAAACAAGAATGAAGTGGACTCGCACGCTCGGACTCGCGGTCGTTGCCGCCGGTGCCGTTGTCTTCTCGGGCACAGCCGTCGCCTCCGCCGCCCCTGCCCTTCCGGCGCACCTATCCCCGAGCTACGACCGCGGCTACGCCTACGATCGTTATGACAGGAACTCGACCGGCTCGAGCGGAATAGCGTCGGGCTCCAGCAGTATGGCGTCGGGCGTGAGCGGCCTCGCCGAAGGACTCGCGAAGATCCTGGGGTCCGGCAGCGCGGCCGTGCGCTGAGTGATCCGGCTTCCGTGATTCGTCGGCGCTCCGCCCCGTCTCGGGCGGGGCGCCGCGATTGATCGGCAGTAGCCGGACCGCTGTCATTGCTACCGGCAGCGCGCCTCCGATCCCGGCCCGGACCGGAGGCGACGCGTGCTAAACCGCGGCGATCGTGCCGGTGCAGCCGAGGCCCGAGCTTCCGGTGCCTCCCGCGATGGCCAATTGATAGGGGTATTCGCCCTCTTGCAGCACCCCGAGGTCAATCTTGTCGACCTGCAGGTACCACGCCATATTCGTCGCCAGGTCGGCCGATACCCCATGGGTCGGCATCGTGAAAACGGCCCCGCTGGCCGGCGTGTAGCCGAACGCGACGACCAGGTCGACGTGCGCGCCGGCGGGCACCGCGGTCAGTCCGTCACCCATCGGAATCGCATCGCTCGGGATACCGGCGCTTTGGAAGCAGCGACCGTTCATGACCGAGAGGGCCAGTGCCACGTCCTTCGGCGCGGACTCGGCATGCGCCGGCGGACTCGCCGCCGCGATCGCGGTACTCGCCAGGATCGTGAGGACAGCGGCGCGCCGAAGGCGAGCGAAACGTATATCCGTCGGAAACATCCCGGCCTTCCTTCCATCGTTCGATCGAACCGATATTCGAAGCACTGTCTGGATGGCAACAACCGGCGAAAGTGGAGCACGTCCGCCTTGTCCGGGTCGACGCAAGTCGAGAGAGCCGGACATCGGATCGCGCGACGGCGGCGGAAATGCGCCGATTCCCGGCTATCGGCGGGAAATACCACGACACCGGCACCGCGCCTGGCGCGATTCACCGGCTCCGGGTAATTGCCTCGACGTCGCCGACCAGGCCAGGTAAGTCCACCTGCAATAAACTCAGGAGATTTCTTGTCTAATTCATGTGAGGCCGTCCGTGGTCTGTCGTTCGCGACGACTGTTTTGTGTGGTGCTTTGTTGTCGTTTGGTGTGGCTGCCGGTGATCCTGGTCCGGCCCCGGGTGGTTCGGGCCTTCAGACCGTCCCGAAAGTGGTGGAGAAAGACTCGCAGGGTGTTGTCACCCAGGTTGTCCCCGAAAAGCCGGTGCCCGCCTCCTCGGGTGGCGGGAATCCGGGCGCCGCTGCGGTAGCGCACGCGGAGGGTGTCGGAGAAGTCTTCGGCGCGAAGTCCGTGGGCAGTCTGGTCGTCGACGCGGTGTTTCCGGTCGGATCGGGCTCAACCGTGCGGCTGCGCCAGGAGATTGATTCCGTACCGGTCTTCGGGGCTTCGGTGGCGCAGTCGCTCTCGGCGGACGGATCGCTCCTCTCGGCGACCGGAGCACTGACTCAGAAGTTCCGGGGCGCGTATCCGCAGAACCCGTCGACACCGCCTGCGGAGGTGTTTCGGACAGCCGTGCGGGCCGTGGCCGATCAATCCCACGTACCGGCGGACAAGCTGTCTGTCGTCGAGCAACGGGCGAACTGGTACGACCCCAAGCTTGCGGCCGTAACCGATGCCGACAGTCAGGCGGTCCCGGCCTACCGGATCGACGTCGCCGGCTCCGCGAAGTGGACCGTCTTCGTCGATGCCACCGACACCGGCCGTGTGCTCGATTCCTGGAGCGACAAACAACACCTCAACAGGGTGGTGTGCGACGCGGATTCGGCAGATATCGACACCGATGACGACGACTCGGAGACCACGCAATGTGGCGGCTCGTCCACCTTCACTCCAGACAGAACCGAAGGTAAGCCCCCCGTCTCGGTTGCTGATGTCGACAATATCTACACCTACCTGGGAGACGCGGACGCGTTCTACAACAAATACACTCCGCTGGCCGATCTCTCCGATTTCATCGGTTACGACACCGGCGACGGACACGGTAAGGCCCTGCGTGCCACGGTCCGAATCTGCACGTCCGAGGAGCGAGAACAGAAACAGCAGGAATGGGAACCCTGCCCGTACCGTAACGCTTTCTGGACCGGCGATCACATGGCCTACGGTGCGGGTCTGGCCACCCAAGACATCACCGGCCACGAACTCACCCACGGCGTGACACAGCACACCAGCGGACTCATCTACCGCGACGAATCCGGCGCCATCAACGAGTCCATGTCCGACCTCTTCGGAGAACTCATCAATATCACGATGGGCAAGGCCGACTCGGAAGGCCGCTGGAAGATCGGTGACGGCAGCGCCCTGGGCGTGATCCGCGATATGAAAGATCCCACCGCGCGCAGAAACCCCGACACCTACAAAGCCACCTACTGGTACACCGGCCCGTCTCAGAGCGCATTCGTCCATATCAACAGCGGCGTCGGAAACAAAACCGCCCAACTCATCACCGACGGCGGAAGCTTGAACGGTCAAACCGTCACAGGTATCGGCATAGAAAAAGTCGCCGGCCTGTACTGGACCGTTCAGACCCTCCTTCCGTCCGATGCGGATTACGCGACCTTGTCGTCCACCCTCACCGCGGCGTGCAAGCAAAACGTCACCAATCAAGTCGCCGGCACGACTACCGCCGACTGCGCAGAGGTGGCCAACGCGACAAAAGCCACCAAACTACCCACCCTCAATCGGACTTAAGACCCGACAAAATCCACTGGCCCGGCGACCGATCACCGACCATGCGAGTGGTGGCGCACACTGGCTGCTTCGCTGACCTCATGTTCAGCGCCGAGGCCGGTCTGTTCCGCTATTGCGCGTGGTCCACCACCGCGATTCTGTTGCGGCCGTGTCGTTTGGCGGTGTACATCGCGCTGTCGGCGTGCCTGAGTAGGTATTCGGGGCTGCGGTGGGCCGGGTCGCCACCGCATTG
This region includes:
- the car gene encoding carboxylic acid reductase, producing the protein MYDSAAFAKARKQKIATLFAEDPQFASATPKAEAFLAAQQPGIPLAECQRIIFDTYRDRPAFAERAKVFTTDAGGRTILALEPRFDTLSYAEVWKAVEAVAAELYSHPRHPVRAGDFVSTIGFTSAQHATLFLALNYLGLVAVPLQTSATPTDLSKITDETEPKILAVSPARLTYAVELAEVTRSIKRIVVFDYHHEVDEHRELFESATQRLRAIRPDTTIDSLAEVIARGKTLAPAPLDTDTTGDAPSLLIYTSGSTGAPKGAVHTKRLVRDAWTGRWQPDHETPVFSMNFTPLSHLLGVATLAAGLVRGGISYFTAKSDLSTLFEDTALARPTELFLVPRICEMLFQHYQSERSRVANPTAETDEDIRAHIRNNVLGGRMVSLVCGSAPLSRELHEFMESCLQLHLTISLGSTEAGSILVDNSVQRPPVVEYKLVDVPELGYFVTDQPHPRGELLVKTETIIPGYYKRPEIWENAITSDGFYRTGDVMAEIAPDELVFVDRRNNVLKLSQGEFVTVSKLDALFVKSPLVRQVYVYGNGERSFLLAVVVPTAEALAGTPKPSELKARIAASIQQVANEAGLESYEIPRDFIVETDPFSTENGLLTDSRKLNRPKLKARFGDQLEALYGEMADNQASQLAFLRTHGADQSALQTVRQAAEAVLGTTLDAAIQRIPFTDLGGDSLSALTFANLLSEIFGIELPVAVILNPANDLEQIATHIESELAHGSTRPTFTKIHGAEATEVRARDITLAKFIDAATIAAAKKLPPVSHDPARVVLLTGANGYLGRLMLLELLERVAPRQGKVITIIRGSDRAAAQQRLERVFDTGDPEQLARFRELATDHLEVLVGDVGEPNLGLSEDTFADLARRVDLIHHVAAFVNHVMPYKELFGPNVLGTAEIVRLAITGRMKPVSFVSTVGVGADSEIPIDEEVDLRTVNPVRSLTSGYASGYAVSKWASEVLLLEAHDEVGLPVSVFRSDMILAHSRYQGQLNVPDNLTRLLFSLIATGIAPGSFYQLNYTGVRPRAHYSGLPGDFTAEAIATIGEENHSGHHTYNCRNAHDDGISLDTFVDWLVDAGCSIRRIDSYRDWFARFETALNALPEKQRQQSIQPLLHAYEQPPTSFGADMTADRFRDAVRAAKIGPDGDLPHLGAELIGKYVSDLRHLKMI
- a CDS encoding M4 family metallopeptidase yields the protein MVEKDSQGVVTQVVPEKPVPASSGGGNPGAAAVAHAEGVGEVFGAKSVGSLVVDAVFPVGSGSTVRLRQEIDSVPVFGASVAQSLSADGSLLSATGALTQKFRGAYPQNPSTPPAEVFRTAVRAVADQSHVPADKLSVVEQRANWYDPKLAAVTDADSQAVPAYRIDVAGSAKWTVFVDATDTGRVLDSWSDKQHLNRVVCDADSADIDTDDDDSETTQCGGSSTFTPDRTEGKPPVSVADVDNIYTYLGDADAFYNKYTPLADLSDFIGYDTGDGHGKALRATVRICTSEEREQKQQEWEPCPYRNAFWTGDHMAYGAGLATQDITGHELTHGVTQHTSGLIYRDESGAINESMSDLFGELINITMGKADSEGRWKIGDGSALGVIRDMKDPTARRNPDTYKATYWYTGPSQSAFVHINSGVGNKTAQLITDGGSLNGQTVTGIGIEKVAGLYWTVQTLLPSDADYATLSSTLTAACKQNVTNQVAGTTTADCAEVANATKATKLPTLNRT